The Lycium barbarum isolate Lr01 chromosome 10, ASM1917538v2, whole genome shotgun sequence genome includes a region encoding these proteins:
- the LOC132616085 gene encoding TMV resistance protein N-like, producing MASTSSSVGNSQYCPPWRYDVFLSFRGEDTRNTFTSHLEEGLRKRGIVTFQDEKRLEHGDLIPEKLLKAIKESQVALIVFSKNYATSRWCLDELVKIMACKDKNGQIVIPIFYNVDPSHVRNQRESFAEAFAKHESNYKDDVEGMQKVQGWRTALTKAANLKGCDTRSRIESECIRDLVDQISSKLCKTSLSYLEDIVGINTHLEKVKSLLKMEINDVRIVGIWGIGGVGKTTIARAIFDTLSSQFDGACFLADIKENKNGMHSLQNILLSELLREEKNYVNNKMDGKHLIARRLRVMKVLVVLDDINHEDHLEYLAGDLHWFGNGSRIIATTRDKHFIGKNDVVYEVTTLVKHEAIQLFNQYAFKKEVPDECFEELTLEVVNHAKGLPLALKVWGSFLHKRDITEWRSAINRIKKNSSSKIVESLKVSYDGLEREEQEIFLDIACFLRGRKKFEIMQIFENCGFEANIGLSVLIEKSLVFISTYDTIQIHDLIQDMGKYVVNMQKDPGERSRLWLAEDIEEVMVNNTGTKAVEAIWFDYQEKLCFSKEAMKNMKMLRILYMGFFDWSGDSCHDGCMEYLPNNLRWFVWYRYPWESLPATFEPKRLVHLELGRSELRQLWKETKHLPSLRRLDLSYSKSLMGTLDFKGMPNLKYLNLRWCSNLEEVHHSLGYCGKLSVLNLWHCKSLKRFPCVNVESLEYLDLRGCSSLEKFPEILGRMKPELKIKMRNSGIRVLASSIQYLTHITELDLGGMKNLVALPSNIGMLKSLMELNVISGCSKLESLPEDMGDLENLERLDANCTLISQLPSSIVRLNKLEFLSFEKQKSEVGLEDGVYFVFPPVSDGLRLLEILNLNYCNLIDGGIPVDIGCLSSLKRLYLKGNNFEYLPRSIAQLGALRSLDLRECKRLVELPGFMGMPNLVTLNLSNCMNLEQLPDFVGMPNLETLNLSNCMNLEVVHHSLGFLKKLLRLELTNCKRLKRFPEEIGDLEELERLDASYTLISRPPPSIFRLNKLKFLSFAKQKSKVGLEDGVYFVFPQVNEGLCSLENLDLGYCNLIDGGLPEDIGSLSSLKKLYLTGNNFEHLPRSIAQLGALRSLCLLDCARLAQLPEFPQQLDTIYADWSNDWICNSLFQNISSLQHDISALDSLSLRVFTSRIYDFRMRSIPSWFRYQGMDTNVLVNLPKNWYVPDNFLGFAVCYSGSLVETTAQLIPLCDDGMSWMTQKLALSNHSECDTEPTIQFFLVPLAGLWDTSKANGKTPNDYGRIRLSFYGEMEFGLRLLYKDEAELDALLQMRGNNDEPTEHCIGTSSEHHESVSNEAVAPLVETKVTLLEFVGSLFLRICSNK from the exons ATGGCATCAACttcttcttccgtgggtaattcACAGTACTGTCCTCCATGGAGGTACGATGTCTTTCTAAGTTTTAGAGGCGAAGATACTCGCAACACATTTACAAGTCACTTGGAAGAAGGTTTGCGAAAAAGGGGAATAGTCACCTTTCAAGATGAGAAAAGGCTAGAGCATGGAGATTTGATCCCAGAAAAACTCTTGAAAGCTATCAAAGAGTCTCAAGTTGCCCTCATTGTTTTCTCAAAGAATTATGCAACATCCAGATGGTGCTTGGATGAACTAGTGAAGATCATGGCATGCAAGGACAAAAATGGACAAATCGTCATACCGATCTTCTATAATGTGGATCCATCACATGTTCGAAATCAGAGGGAGAGCTTTGCAGAAGCCTTTGCCAAACACGAATCGAACTATAAGGATGATGTTGAGGGAATGCAGAAGGTGCAAGGATGGAGGACAGCTTTAACTAAAGCGGCCAATCTCAAAGGTTGTGACACCCGTAGCAG GATTGAATCAGAATGTATTCGGGATCTTGTTGACCAAATTTCTTCCAAATTATGCAAGACCTCTTTATCTTATTTGGAAGATATTGTGGGCATAAACACTCATTTAGAGAAAGTAAAATCCCTGCTAAAGATGGAAATCAATGATGTTCGAATTGTGGGGATCTGGGGAATAGGAGGAGTCGGTAAAACGACTATAGCAAGAGCTATTTTTGATACACTCTCATCTCAATTTGATGGTGCGTGTTTCCTTGCGGAtatcaaagaaaataaaaatggaaTGCATTCTCTGCAAAACATCCTTCTTTCTGAACTTTTAAGGGAAGAAAAAAATTACGTGAATAATAAAATGGATGGGAAGCACCTGATTGCTCGTAGACTTCGAGTTATGAAGGTTTTAGTTGTGCTCGATGATATTAATCATGAAGATCATTTGGAATATTTAGCAGGGGATCTTCATTGGTTTGGCAATGGTAGTAGAATTATTGCAACAACTAGAGACAAACATTTTATAGGGAAGAATGATGTAGTATATGAAGTGACGACATTAGTTAAACATGAAGCTATTCAACTGTTCAATCAATATGCTTTCAAGAAAGAAGTTCCAGATGAGTGTTTTGAGGAGCTAACGTTGGAGGTAGTAAATCACGCTAAAGGCCTTCCTTTAGCCCTGAAAGTGTGGGGTTCTTTCTTACATAAGAGGGACATAACTGAGTGGAGAAGTGCTATAAATCGAATAAAGAAAAACTCCAGTTCAAAAATTGTTGAAAGCCTAAAAGTAAGTTACGATGGGTTGGAGCGTGAAGAGCAAGAGATATTTCTAGATATTGCATGCTTCTTAAGAGGGAGAAAAAAGTTTGAGATCATGCAAATTTTTGAGAACTGTGGTTTTGAAGCTAATATCGGATTGAGTGTCCTAATCGAAAAATCTCTCGTGTTCATCTCTACATATGACACGATTCAAATCCATGAtttaatacaagatatgggtaaATATGTAGTGAACATGCAAAAGGATCCGGGAGAACGTAGCAGATTATGGCTCGCTGAAGATATCGAAGAAGTGATGGTCAACAATACG GGGACGAAGGCAGTGGAAGCAATCTGGTTTGATTATCAAGAAAAGTTATGTTTTAGTAAAGAGGCCATGAAAAATATGAAAATGCTTAGGATATTATATATGGGGTTCTTTGACTGGTCCGGAGACTCTTGCCATGATGGCTGCATGGAGTACCTGCCCAACAACTTGCGTTGGTTTGTCTGGTATCGTTATCCTTGGGAGTCATTGCCAGCTACATTTGAACCCAAAAGGCTTGTTCATCTTGAACTCGGTCGCAGTGAACTGCGTCAGTTATGGAAGGAAACAA AACATTTGCCGTCTCTACGAAGGCTAGATCTCAGCTACTCCAAAAGCCTGATGGGAACACTAGATTTCAAGGGGATGCCAAATTTGAAGTATTTGAATCTGCGATGGTGTAGTAATCTTGAAGAGGTTCACCATTCCCTGGGGTATTGTGGAAAACTAAGTGTGTTAAATTTGTGGCATTGTAAGAGTCTTAAGAGGTTTCCATGTGTTAACGTGGAATCTCTTGAATATCTGGATCTACGTGGTTGCTCTAGTTTagagaaatttccagaaatcctCGGAAGAATGAAGCCGGAGTTAAAGATCAAGATGAGAAACTCTGGAATAAGAGTACTAGCATCATCTATTCAGTACCTAACTCACATTACCGAGCTAGATTTGGGAGGTATGAAAAACCTTGTAGCTCTTCCAAGCAACATTGGCATGCTGAAAAGCTTGATGGAGCTAAATGT AATATCGGGTTGCTCAAAACTTGAAAGCTTGCCAGAAGATATGGGGGATTTAGAAAACTTGGAGCGGCTTGATGCCAACTGTACTCTAATCTCACAACTTCCATCTTCTATTGTCCGGTTGAACAAGCTTGAATTCTTGAGTTTTGAGAAACAAAAATCAGAAGTAGGCCTCGAAGATGGAGTGTACTTTGTGTTCCCTCCGGTGTCTGACGGATTACGCTTGTTGGAAATTCTGAATCTCAATTACTGCAATCTAATAGATGGAGGAATTCCAGTGGACATTGGATGCTTATCCTCTTTGaaaaggttgtatctcaaaggaAATAATTTTGAGTATTTGCCTCGAAGTATAGCCCAACTTGGTGCTCTTCGATCCTTGGACTTAAGAGAGTGCAAGAGGCTCGTCGAGTTGCCAGGTTTCATGGGGATGCCAAACTTAGTGACTTTGAATCTGTCAAATTGTATGAATCTAGAACAGTTGCCAGATTTCGTGGGGATGCCAAACTTGGAGACTTTGAATCTGTCAAACTGTATGAATCTTGAAGTGGTTCATCATTCCCTGGGATTTCTCAAAAAGCTCTTGAGATTAGAATTGACTAATTGTAAACGGCTTAAGAGGTTTCCAGAAGAGATAGGGGATTTAGAAGAATTGGAGCGGCTTGATGCCAGCTATACTCTAATCTCACGACCTCCGCCTTCCATCTTCCGCTTGAACAAGCTTAAGTTCTTGAGTTTTGCGAAACAAAAATCAAAAGTAGGCCTTGAAGATGGAGTATACTTTGTGTTCCCTCAAGTGAATGAAGGGTTATGCTCATTGGAAAATTTGGATCTCGGTTACTGCAATCTAATAGATGGAGGACTTCCGGAAGACATTGGATCCTTATCCTCTTTGAAAAAGTTGTATCTCACTGGAAATAATTTTGAGCATTTGCCTCGAAGCATAGCCCAACTTGGTGCTCTTCGATCCTTGTGCTTACTAGATTGCGCGAGACTTGCACAGCTGCCAGAATTTCCACAACAATTAGATACAATATATGCAGATTGGAGCAATGATTGGATCTGTAATTCGTTGTTTCAGAATATCTCATCATTGCAGCATGACATCTCTGCTTTAGATTCCTTGTCACTAAGAGTGTTCACCAGCAGGATCTATGATTTTCGGATGCGGAGTATCCCGAGTTGGTTCCGGTATCAGGGAATGGATACAAATGTATTAGTCAATTTGCCTAAAAATTGGTATGTACCTGATAACTTCTTGGGATTTGCTGTATGTTACTCTGGCAGCTTAGTTGAAACCACAGCACAATTGATTCCCTTATGTGATGACGGGATGTCATGGATGACCCAGAAACTTGCCTTATCCAACCATTCAGAATGTGATACTGAACCCACTATTCAATTTTTCTTGGTGCCTCTGGCTGGCTTATGGGATACATCAAAGGCAAATGGAAAAACACCAAATGACTATGGGCGTATTAGGTTATCTTTTTATGGAGAAATGGAGTTTGGACTTCGTTTGTTGTATAAAGATGAAGCGGAGCTTGATGCCTTGTTACAAATGAGGGGAAATAATGATGAACCAACAGAACATTGCATTGGGACAAGTAGTGAACACCATGAATCTGTTTCTAATGAAGCAGTTGCTCCTCTTGTAGAAACAAAGGTCACACTTCTGGAATTCGTGGGATCTCTGTTTTTGAGAATCTGCAGTAACAAATAG